A region from the Salvia splendens isolate huo1 chromosome 15, SspV2, whole genome shotgun sequence genome encodes:
- the LOC121767049 gene encoding uncharacterized protein LOC121767049 has protein sequence MKETPTQDVPKKDSEDAVEGQCKTALNLLKEKLISAPIIRAPDWDYPFEVMCDASDYAVGVVLGKKIEGKRSCERCQLTGGISARDEIPQVPVIVYELFDIWGMDFMGPFPSSYGNLYILVAVNYVSKWVEAKATSTCEAKKLCREDSDWENACAEKGQAMSNQEAELSTVSHVKQRDLETVCS, from the exons ATGAAGGAGACTCCAACCCAGGACGTGCCCAAGAAAGACTCCGAAGATGCTGTTGAAGGGCAG tgcaagACTGCTTTAAACCTTCTCAAAGAAAAGCTGATATCTGCACCAATtatccgggctcctgactgggattaccctttcgaagtgatgtgtgacGCCAGTGATTACGCGGTGGGAGTTGTTCTGGGTAAGAAAATCGAAGGGAAAAG AAGTTGCGAGCGTTGTCAACTaaccggtgggatatctgcaCGAGATGAAATACCACAAGTACCGGTTATTGTCTACGAGCTGTTtgacatatgggggatggatttcatggggccttttccctcaTCATATGGAAACTTGTATATTTTAGTTGCAGTTAACTACGTCTctaaatgggtagaagccaaggccacgagcacgtgcGAAGCGAAAAAG CTTTGCAGGGAGGACAGCGACTGGGAGAACGCGTGTGCAGAGAAAGGACAGGCGATGTCCAATCAAGAGGCAGAGCTCTCAACCGTCTCTCACGTGAAGCAGCGTGACCTGGAAACCGTCTGTAGCTGA
- the LOC121767050 gene encoding muscle M-line assembly protein unc-89-like — MGHDRNNLGSTYIRNECATHGTTTIIYSDFLNNLRRKGVFRDSRTIRTLETLPDSPTKRPEGSKEQLSREGGDEPERTPVAEPIPQEMAREEIDLNETAKKQGIMTDDEFQMILDEVNRKEDDTFMLVEDLGLASRTVGEGEVSGTGNEPEGQAHQPVDEVEERQTREEETMSVTPQPDAGESEARIENEETVTRTEVPAPVAPPVSKLEAVKRKLVLKSDPKAERPKPTRVSQRCLRKWTSSKVKANTTADPVEVLSEEERTTPTKPGEESLSATDLEDASTAAEVVSPTPSDQREGTDKMAEGLDLASESVGHKEPRDDNIHTRVETHPTAQDKPSTQAEKKPEEDEERDEDKYREERKRKGKAPVKKKPGSKKQRTVNIDVVIKEPDQRASPHRRESSDNEYTASEESGSESDISLEEEEHST; from the coding sequence ATGGGGCATGACCGGAACAACCTCGGTAGTACCTACATCAGAAATGAGTGTGCAACCCACGGTACAACCACCATCATCTATTCCGACTTCCTCAACAACCTCCGCAGAAAGGGAGTCTTTCGCGACAGTCGCACCATCAGAACCCTCGAAACCCTCCCCGACTCACCAACAAAGCGACCCGAAGGGAGCAAGGAGCAGCTGAGTCGGGAGGGAGGAGATGAACCAGAGAGGACGCCGGTAGCGGAGCCCATTCCCCAAGAAATGGCAAGAGAAGAAATAGATCTGAATGAAACAGCCAAGAAACAAGGCATCATGACTGATGATGAATTTCAGATGATTTTAGATGAGGTGAATAGGAAGGAAGATGACACTTTCATGTTGGTTGAGGATTTAGGCCTTGCATCGAGGACAGTCGGAGAAGGTGAAGTATCCGGTACAGGAAACGAACCAGAAGGCCAAGCCCACCAGCCAGTAGACGAAGTGGAAGAGAGGCAAACCAGAGAAGAAGAGACAATGTCAGTAACACCCCAGCCAGATGCAGGGGAGAGTGAAGCACGCATTGAGAATGAGGAGACAGTAACAAGAACAGAGGTACCAGCACCAGTGGCACCTCCAGTGTCGAAACTGGAAGCAGTAAAAAGGAAGTTAGTGTTGAAGAGCGATCCAAAGGCAGAACGGCCGAAGCCTACGAGAGTGTCGCAAAGATGCCTAAGGAAGTGGACATCCAGCAAGGTGAAGGCAAACACAACAGCAGATCCAGTGGAGGTTTTAAGTGAAGAGGAGAGGAccactcctacaaaacctggggaggaatcCTTATCAGCTACTGACTTGGAGGATGCCTCGACGGCCGCCGAAGTGGTCTCACCAACGCCGAGTGACCAGAGAGAGGGGACTGATAAGATGGCTGaaggtctggacctcgcatctgaGTCAGTAGGTCACAAAGAGCCAAGAGATGACAATATCCATACCCGCGTGGAGACACACCCTACTGCCCAGGACAAGCCTTCAACCCAAGCAGAGAAGAAAccggaagaagatgaagaaagagatGAGGACAAGTACCGAGAggagaggaaaagaaaggggaaagcccctgttAAGAAGAAGCCAGGCAGCAAAAAACAACGCACAGTCAACATCGACGTCGTCATCAAGGAACCAGATCAGAGAGCCTCACCGCACCGAAGGGAGTCGAGCGACAACGAATATACTGCCAGTGAAGAGTCAGGGTCCGAAAGCGACATCTCCCTGGAGGAAGAAGAACACAGCACCTAG